The Pseudomonas sp. FP2309 genomic sequence CGGCTTCGGGCACCGGTTCCAGGCCGGCAACTGAGGCGCTTTTGATCGGCGTCATCGGGGCGATGGCCAGACGCGGGTCACGGCCTTCCAGCGCCTGCAACGTGCCGAGGATCTGCGCAACCGCAATGCCTCCCGACGACGGTGGCGGCATGCCGCAGACTCTCCAGCGTTTGTAATCGGTGCACAGCGGCTCGCGCTCCTTGGCGACGTACCCCTTAAGGTCCGTTTGGGACAGGCTGCCCGCATTGCGATGGCCCTGCACCTTGCGTGCGATTTCATCGGCAATCGGGCCCTGATACAGCGCGTCCGGCCCCTCCTTGGCGATGCGTTTGAATACGGCCGCCAGCGCCGGGTTTTTCAACAGCGTGCCCGTGGCTTTGGGCGTGCCATCGGCATTCAGGAAGTAGGCTGCCATTTCGGGTGACTTGGGAATAAAGCGGTCCGCCGCAATCAGGCTGTGCAAGCGTGGAGAAACCGCAAAACCCTGCTCGGACAGGCGGATCGCCGGTTCAAACAGTTTGGCCCATTGCAGGCGGCCGCTCTTCTTGTGGGCCATTTGCAACGCTCGCAGCACGCCGGGTGTGCCCACCGAGCGCCCGCCAATCTGCGCATCGGTGAAGGCCATCGGCGTGCCGTCGGGTTTCAGGAACAACCGCTCGGTCGCCCCGGCCGGTGCGGTTTCGCGACCGTCATAGGCATGCACTTTTTTGCCGTCCCACAGCATGATGAACGCGCCGCCACCGATACCGGACGATTGCGGCTCCACCAGGGTCAGTACCGCCTGCATGGCAATCGCCGCATCAATGGCCGAGCCGCCTTGACGCAACATTTCACGCCCGGCCTCGGCTGCCAGTGGGTTGGCGGCAGCGGCCATGTGGCGTTCGGCATGTTGCGTGGTGAGGTCCGTGCGATAGCCTGAACCCAGCTCCGGTGCCGGTGGTTGTTCGCTGACCGGGGAGTGGCAGGCCGTTAGGACGAGGGCTGTGGCTATGACCGACCACTGCCGGCGGGAAATCGAAAACACGCGCTGAACTCCGTTCGTTTTGAGAATGATCTGTTGGGCCGGGGACTGTTTTTTTACAGGTAAATCGTGCCTTTGAGGAACAGCACCGCCTTGCGGTAAATAATCACCCGGTCGCCCTTGAGCGCGCAGCGTAACTGGCCGCGACGCTTGCCACCTTGCTTTTGAGCGGATCTGTCAATGCGTCACCGCAATCGCCTGGGCCAATTGCATGTCACTCATGTGCGGCGCCGGGTAGGCCGTGTGATACGTGCGTACGGCCAGTTCAAAGTGCGCGGTGCGGATGTCGCCGTCCGAGCCGACAAAGGCCAGCGCGTCGCTTTTGGCGGACTTGAGCATCTCGACGGGATGGCTGGTAGTGCCCAGCGTGGCGAAAACCGTCAGGAAGGGGAGCGCGATGCTGGCCAGCGTGGCGCCTTCGATCGGGCTTTTACCTTCATTCGCGTGTACCAAGAGAGGCAGTGCGCAGAGTGCGAGGGTGGCGATCAGGTGGGGGCGGGGCATCGAACACTGAGTCCTTTGAGTGTTGGGGAGTGGGGGATACTAACAGCAGTCTGGAGCAACGCTGGGGGATGACTTTTTTGCGGACATAAAAAAACGGCCTACCTTTCGGTAAGCCGTTTTTAGTACTTGGTGGCTACACAGGGACTTGAACCCCGGACCCCAGCATTATGAATGCTATGCTCTAACCAACTGAGCTATGTAGCCAAGTGGCGCGCATTATTCGCGCAGAACGGGAATGCGTCAAGCGTTTATTTTTAATTTTTATCTGCGCTTTCAACTGTTTAACCGAAAACGCCGGTTTTTGGGGGCTGCATAGCCCAACGCGAGCTTACTCGCTCGCCTCAGGGGTTGAACCCGTCGTCACGAGAGATGCATGGAGGCAGGCAGTCGATGGTCTGCGCGCAGGCGTGGGGGCGGGCAATATGAGGATGATTGCCGGGGGGGGGCTTCGGGTCGCTGCGGTCTCGCAGCCGCGTACGCAAAAGTCGTGATCGAGTTGGGCAATATCCCTGCCGCCCAACACTTGGTTTTGCTTATGGGTATATCGAGTTGTGAGTGACACGCTTGAGTTGTTCGCGTGCCCGCGACAGGCGTGAGCGAACGGTGCCTATGGGGATGTCCAGCACGTCGGCAGTGTCCTGGTAGCTGCCATCGGTTTCCAGTGAGGCGTACAGCGTTTTGCGCATTTCCGCAGGTAGGTGGTCAATGGCGCTCAGGGTATTTTCCAGGCGGCGGTTGATTTCGAACTCCCAGTCCAGGTTTTTGTTTTCTTCCTGGCCGTGCCACAGCGACTCGTCGAATTCGCAATGCACCGGCTTGGCATACAGGCGTCTGAAGTGGTTGCGGATCAGGTTTTGCGCGATGCCGCACATCCAGGTGCTGAGGGCGGCCTGGCCACTGAAACGTTCCCTGTTACGCCATGCCTCCAGGTACGTCAGTTGCAGGATGTCGTCTGCATCCTCGTGGTTAAGCACGCGTTTGTGAATAAAGCGGCGGAGCTTTTTTTGTTGGTCGTCCGTCAGTTCGAGCATGAATTGAGGCGAGCCGCCAACAAGGTGCGCTAAAGCATCAATAGGGATATTCACGGTGTTTTCCTCAGGGTAGACACTGTCGAAAAGTTTTCGACGAGAACCCCTTTAGCACTGGCTATGCCAAATGGAAAAAACCTTCAACTTACTGATTTATATAAAAAAATATATTGAAATAGAGCGTTTTTGTGCAACTTCTTGCAAAAGGCATCGATGATTTGTGTCGGTCTTTTCAAGACCATCGACGGATAAACTTTGATGGAACCGTATCGGCGGGCATTGCCACATAGGGACACACTCTTCCCGTCTTGGCATGCTCATGAAAGTCGAAGTTCTTAACGATTTGCCATCATCCCAACGCCTGGATCAATCCGCTGTTGCGCGCGTCTCTACGCCAGAGCCGGCCAAGGTCGAGGAGCTTGCCCAGCTCTTCGACCAGGAAGTGGTGGCCAATAACCGAGTGCTGCGGGCGACGTCGATACGCGTTCCGCCTGTCGATCAACTTGCGCAACTTTATGATCAGCTTGGCCATCCGGCCCAGGAGTCGTTCGCGGCTATTTCTCGGCGTTTCAGGCAGCAGTTGCAGCACAATCCCAGCGCCGACAGGTTGCTGGAGCTTGTCGAGGGGGACCCGGCGCGTGCGTTCGTGGTGCTCCGGTATCTGGAGGTCCAGGCGGACAGTGAGGCGCGCTCGTCTGAAGCGGCCAAGGCGCGGGATGCCATTGCCACGATGAGCATCGGCTTCAAAGGGGAAATCCAGGCGGGCCTTAAATTCGCCACGGCGTTGCTGGAGGCCGGCGGTGATGCGCAAGAGCGCCAGGCGCTGCGTGCGCTCTACTACGCCAGCGTGGCCACGCGCCAATCCCTGGCGACGATGATGCAGGCGCTGCTGGGTGTATACGGTGGCGATACGTTTTCCGCGCGGCTCGGCAGCATGCGTAAAGCCTTGGCTGACGACATCGCGGTGTGGGTTTCTTCAATGGCGACCCCTCGACTGCGCACCTTGCTGCTGGCCCTGCAAAGTTGTGGTCAGTTGAGCAGTGTGTTGGCCGATTGCGAGGCGCTGAATGGGCGTCTAGGTTTGGATGGTGACGCCGTGAGCCTGTTGCAGCGCCTGCTGGGCTACGCCGGCAGCGGGATTGATGCGGGTGAAGTCCTGCGGCTTGGGCATGATCTGGGCAGCGCGCCGGATACCCAGCAGGTGGTACTGCTTAACGCGCTTTTCCCTCTGATTCGGCAGTTGCCCCTGGCGTTATGGCCGGACAGTCGAGTGCGTCAGAGCGCCCTGGATAGCTTTTTGGCGGTCATGGGAGAGCTGGACCGGGTTGAGCGCGGCCCCATACGCTTTGCCGGTAGTCTGGGGACGTCGGTGTGACCGTGCTGTCTACCCTCAACAATGTGCTGCTAAAAGCGGCGCAGCGTGCCGAAGTACTCGGGGCCGTGGTTGTCCTGGGCATTGTGTTTATCTTTATCGTGCCGCTGCCCACCTGGCTGGTGGATATTCTTATCGCGGTCAACATCTGCATCTCCTGCCTATTGATCGTGCTGGCGCTGTATTTGCCGGGGCCCCTGGCGTTCTCTTCGTTTCCTTCGATCTTGCTGCTGACCACCATGTTTCGTCTGGCGCTGTCGATCGCGACTACGCGCCTGATCCTGCTGGAACAGGACGCCGGCGACATCGTCGAGGCGTTCGGCAATTTCGTGGTGGGGGGCAACCTGGCGGTGGGGATGGTGATCTTCCTGATTCTGACCCTGGTCAATTTTCTGGTGATCACCAAGGGCTCGGAGCGGGTCGCCGAGGTAGCCGCAAGGTTCAGCCTGGATGCGATGCCGGGCAAACAGATGTCCATCGACAGCGACTTGCGCGCCGGCCTTATCGACGGCATCCAAGCGCGGGAAAAGCGCGACCAGTTATCGCGTGAGAGCCAGCTGTTCGGCGCCATGGACGGGGCCATGAAGTTCGTCAAGGGCGACGCCATCGCCGGTTTGATTATCGTGGTGGTCAACCTGCTGGGCGGTTTTACCACGGGAATGTTTCAACACGATCTGAGCGCCGCCGAATCGATCCAACTGTATTCGGTGCTGACCATCGGCGACGGCCTGATTGCGCAGATTCCGGCGCTGCTGATCTCCCTTACGGCCGGCATGATCATCACGCGTGTGGCGCCGGCCGGGGGCAAGGGCATCACTAACATGGGCGCCGAAATTGCCCGCCAAATGACCAGCGAGCCTAAGAGCTGGATGATTGCGTCGGTAGGGATGCTCGCATTTGCAGTGGTGCCCGGCATGCCGACCCTGGTGTTTATCCTGATCTCCGCGGCAACCGGTGCCTTGGGGTATTACTTGATGCGTCAGCGTCAGGGCAAGGCCCCGGCCGAGGATGAAGACGCTCACGCCGTCCGCCCCGAAGAGAACGGCGAAGAGGATCTGCGTGGGTTCGATCCATCGCGGCCTTATCTATTGCAGTTTCCCTCGGCTTTGCGGGGCACACCTGAGGTGACGGATCTTATTCACGGGATTCGCCAGGCACGAAATTCGCTGGTCGCCAATATCGGCCTGACGTTGCCGCCGTTCGAGGTCGAACTCGATGAGGCACTGGCCGCCGACGAAATGCGCTTTTGCGTGCATGAAGTACCGATGATCAAGGCCTCGGTCGTCACCCATCTGGCCGTTGACCGCAAGGCCTTCACCGTAGAGCCTGCGCACGCAATACCGGGGCTGGCCGAGCGTGACGAAGAGGGTTGGCTCTGGTTGCCGGCCGATGATCCTCTGCTGGATGACCCACAGTTGGAACGCTTTACCGCGACGAGCCTGATCATCGAACGCATGAGGCAGGCCATGATGCTTAGCGGGCCGCAGTTCCTGGGGATTCAGGAGAGCAAGGCGATCCTCAGTTGGCTTGAGCACAACCAGTCGGAACTGGTGCAGGAGTTGCAGCGCATCATGCCGCTCTCGCGGTTTTCAGCGGTGTTGCAACGGTTGGCCAGTGAAGGCGTGCCGCTTCGAGCCGTGCGGCTGATTGTTGAAGCGATGGTCGAGTACGGCCAGCATGAGCGCGAGCCTGACGCACTCGCCGATTATGCGCGCATTGCCCTCAAGGCGCAGATCTTCCACCAGTACAGCGAAGAAGATGGTCTGCATGCCTGGTTGTTGTCTCCCCATAGCGAGAACGTCTTGCGCGATGCCTTGCGCCAGACCCAGACCGGGGTGTTCTTCGCACTGGATAGCGAAACCAGTGCCGCGTTGATCAACCTTCTCAACCAGGCCTTTACCTTACGTGCCAAACGTAAAAGTGTGATGTTGGTTGCGCAGGACCTGCGCAGTCCATTGCGCACCTTGTTGCTGGAGGAGTTCAACCATGTACCGGTGTTGTCCTTTGCGGAATTGGGGAGTTCATCCAAGGTAAAAGTGCTGGGGCGTTTTGATCTGAGTCAGGATCAACTGATGCGCGGTACGGCGGCATGATCCCCTTGGGCGATGCCGCGCGCGGGAGGGCTCGCTGATGTTTGAGCTGCGAGTGCTCAATGGTCTGCGTCAGGGGGCCGCGTTGCCGCTGTTTGGTGAGACCTGGAGCATTGGTGCTCAGCCTGACGCGGACCTGGTGCTGAATGATCCCGGCATTGCCGAGCAGCACGCGCGGTTGCGGTTGATCGGTTCGAATTGGTCAGTGCAGGCCGAAGCCGGGCTGCTGCATGACGCCGGGGGGCAGGTGCTGGCGCAGATCGCGAGCCTGAGCCTGAACATGCCGTTTTCAGTCGGGGCCATTCGTCTGTCTGTCGCCCTGGCCGATCAGCCATGGCCTGAAGGGCCTGCCTCCACTCCAACGCAACGGACCCATGAGGCGCCGCGGGCGTTACCGTTGTCGTCCCTTTCCCACGTGCAGCAAAAACGCCTGATCAGTGCAGTGCTGGTGGTTGCGGTGATCGTTGCGGTCGTCGGCATGATTTCCCCGGGCGAGCGGGATGCCCAGGCCTCCTTGATGGCGCCCGGGGCAGCCAAACCGCTATTGGCCTCTGCGTATGAAGTGCGGGAGCAATTGCTGAAGATGCTCGCCGAGCGTGAATTGAGCCAAAGGGTCAGCCTGGAAGTGATCAACGGCCAGATCGTGCTCAACGGCGCGGTTTCTGTGGACGATGTGGAGCTGGTGTCGCGGATGCTCAACCGTTTTGGTGAGTTGTTCGACAACGCCGTGCCGGTGATCAGTCGCGTGCGTACGCGCGATGGGACGCTGCCGTTCAAGATTGTGCAGATCGTCGGCGGGCCGAACGGCCATGTGGTTCTGGAAGATGGCAGTCGGCTGTTTGTCGGTGACGAGGTGGAAAGTTTGCGGTTAGTGCTGATCGACAATACCAAGGTGGTCTTCGATGGCGCGCAGCGTTATGAGGTGCATTGGTGAGTGAAGAACTGCGGGCGCGCCTCGAGGCCTGGGAGCGGCGCCAGACCCAGTCACTGAGCAACCTTTTACCGGTGACGATGCGCGGTCGAGTCCAGCGCGTCAACGGCATGTTGCTGCAATGCCGGTTGCCCGGCGCGCGTATCGGTGATCTGTGCCAGGTTGAAAAGTCTGTCGACGAATACATGCTGGCCGAGATCATCGGGTTCGATCAGCAGGACGCCGTCCTCAGCGCCTTGGGCAATCTTGAAGGGGTACGCGTGGGCGCTGGTGTGCAGCGTCTGGGCGTGTCGCATCAGGTGCGGGTCAGTGATGAGTTGTTGGGGCAGGTGCTGGATGGCTTCGGGCGACCGATTACGGGCGTTGGCCCCAGCGCGTTTGTCGAGACCGAGAGCCCCGATGCCAGCATGGTGTTATGCGAGGCCCCGTTGCCGACCGACCGGCCGAGGATCCATCGGGCCCTGGCGACCGGGGTGCGCTCAATCGATGGGTTGTTGACGCTTGGCGAGGGCCAGCGTGTGGGGCTGTTTGCTGGTGCGGGCTGTGGCAAGACCACCTTGCTGGCGGAAATTGCCCGGAACGTCGAGTGCGACGTGATTGTGTTCGGCCTGATCGGCGAGCGCGGCCGGGAGCTGCGTGAGTTTCTCGACCATGAGCTGGATGAGCAATTGCGGGCCAAGGCCGTACTGGTGTGCGCGACGTCCGACCGGTCCAGCATGGAGCGAGCCCGCGCAGCGTTCACTGCGACGGCGCTGGCCGAGGGCTATCGCCGTGAAGGTAAGCGGGTGCTGCTATTGATCGACTCCTTGACCCGATTTGCGCGCGCCCAGCGGGAAATCGGTCTGGCGGCCGGTGAGCCTTTGGGGCGTGGCGGCTTGCCGCCTTCGGTATACAGCTTGCTGCCGCGGTTGGTGGAGCGCGCCGGGTTGACTCGCGACGGCGTGATCACCGCGATCTACACCGTGCTTATCGAGCAGGATTCCATGAGTGACCCGGTGGCGGATGAAGTCCGCTCGCTGCTGGATGGTCATATTGTTCTGTCGCGCAAACTGGCTGAGCGGGGTCACTACCCGGCGGTTGACGTTCTGGCCAGCCTTTCGCGAATTCTGAGCAATGTCGCGACGCCTGAGCATATTAATGCTGGTACCGCACTGCGGCGCCTGTTGTCGGCGTACCAGCAGATCGAGTTGATGCTCAAGCTGGGTGAGTATCAGGCCGGCAGTGACGCGCTGACCGACCTGGCGGTGGACAGTCGCGCGGCGGTGGATGGTTTTCTGCGTCAGGACTTGCGCGGGCCCTCGGCAATAGAGACGACCCTGGAACAACTGACGGAGCTGACGGCCTATGTCCCTTTCTGAGTTGGAAACCCTGCGGCGCCTGCGCAAGCATCGAGCGGACCGTGCCGAGCGCGTCCTGGGTGAGGCTAAAAGGCATCAGCGAGCGCTGCAATTGCAAGTCGAGCAGGCGCAGCAGGTTCTTGAGCAAACGCGACTGCAGGAAGCCCAGCAAGGGGCGCAGCTCTTGAGCAAGCATCAAGGGCAAGTGATCTCTTTTCAGGAACTCAAATCGTGGAATACGCAGGAACGCTCGTTGTCCGCCAGCACGTTGCGCGAAGAAGCGCAGGTGCGTGGGTTGCACGGACAGCAAGAGCAGCAGGTGGCCCGTGTCGACACTGCGCAAAAGCAGGTCACCCAACGCTTGCGTGAGGTCGAGAAGCTTTTGGAATTATCCCGGTTAGTGCAGCAGGAAGAGACATGAGGAAAATATCTGAAGGCAAGTCCGAGCGGCCGGGTGCGCGCGGGTATGGCGGAGATGATGACCCCGGCATTGGCGGTGCGCCGTCCTTGGACTATATGCGCGTGTTCGCCCGGCTGCTGGTCAATCCCGGTGGCGTGGGCGGCTATGTTTCCTGCGCTCCTGCGCCGAAGTCGTTGGCGAACAGGTTGATGATCGAGGGGCTGGCCGAGCAGTTGGCGCCGCGAATACAGGCAAGCGTGCAATGGCCCCTGCTGGCGGTGCTTTACCTGCGAGGAAAAGGGCGAATCAACGCGTGTGTCCAGAGGCAATCGGGCGTATGGAACATCGGCCTGCACGCTGAAGAACAGCACGCGACACGATGGCTCGGCGCGGTGAGAACAAGCCTTCAAAACAGGCTGAGCGAAGCGTTGGGGCAGGCTGTCGATGTGTGCGTGACCCCGGCATGATCCTGTCCGCGTTAACACTGCCCTTGGTTGAAGCAACAAGGGTGGCGGCACTGCATCGGCTTGGGCGCGGCTTACGCATGCCGTTTGCGCTGGGTGATCAGCAAGGCACGTTTACGCTCGAGCCCGGCTGCGCCCCTGCCGATGCAAGTCCGTTGTGTTTCGAGAGCGCCCTGGGTGTGCTCGCGTTCTCCGATCCGGAGGCGATGTTCAGTCTGATGGGTGAATGCCCGGTGACCCTGGCAGAGGCCGGCAACGACCCCACATCCTGGTTCTGGGAGCTGTTCCAGCATCACCTTAGCCCGCAGGTGTTGGCGCTGTTTGGGTATCTGCGTTTGCTGTCCGCGCCCAGGAAACTGAATTTTGGTTGTCGTTTTACGGTGACGCTGGGGCCTTCCAGGGTCGCAGGTTACCTGTGGATGGCTCCGGAGAGCTTGCTGGCTGCGTATGCGGCCGGCGCCTGGGAGCCTGCGGGCGATCCGCTGCCTGTGGCTTTTCCGTTGGTCATAGCGGCGTCCCTGGGCCGCTTGAGCCTGCCTGTTGCGCAAGTGCGCGGCTTGCGTGCGGGTGATGTGTTGGTACTCGAGCAGCCCTTTTTCGATGTACAGGGCCATGGCCACTTGCATATCGGCAGTCATCGGTTGCAAGGGCGTATTGATGATGAATCCGGGCGGTGGTGCCTGAACCTTATTGCGATAAAGGAAACGTGCGTGAACGAAGAGTTTGTAATACAGGAATATGCAGAAGAAGAGGTCGATCAGCCGATGGAGGATGTCTTTGGCCGGGAACCCTTTGATGACTTGAGTATGGCGCTGACCGTGCGCTGTGGCGTCTTGAACCTGACCCTGGGCGAACTGCGCAATCTGGCGCCCGGAGCTGTGCTGGGCATCACCGGCTATGCCCCTGGTATCGCCGGCCTGTATTACGGAGACCGGCCGATTGGGCAGGGGCAGTTGGTGGAAGTCAACGGTCGGCTCGGCTTGCAGTTGTCGCGCGTGGTGTTCTCCCGATGATATTCCAGGGCGTCGACCCCGTTGTCCTGGCGCTGTTTTTCGGTGCGCTGTCGTTGCTGCCGATGCTGTTGGTGGTCTGCACGGCTTTCTTGAAGATTGTCATTGTGCTGATGATTACCCGCAACGCTATCGGTGTTCAGCAGGTGCCTCCCAGCATGGCGATCAATGGCATAGCGCTGGCGGCAACGCTCTTTGTCATGGCGCCCGTGGGCTATCAGATCGCCGAAAACCTCCAGGGCACGCCCCTGAACATGAACAGCGTGCAGACGATGCAAGAGACCGGCCTGGGGGCCATGCAACCGTTACGCGAATTCATGAAGCGCAACACTGATCCGGATGTGTTGACCCATCTGCAGGAAAACAGCGTGCGTATGTGGCCGCCTGAGATGGCGCAAGGTACCCAGCGCGAAGACTTGATCCTGTTGATTCCGGCATTTGTGGTGTCGCAGTTACAGGCCGGGTTCGAGATCGGTTTCCTGATCTACATTCCGTTCATCGTCATCGATCTGATTGTGTCCAACCTGCTATTGGCGCTGGGTATGCAGATGGTGTCGCCGATGACCATTTCCTTGCCACTCAAGCTGTTGTTGTTCGTCATGGTTTCCGGATGGTCGCGATTGCTCGACAGCCTTTTCCTTTCTTACCTTTGAGTGCCCCATGGAACCGATCGTGCTGTTCAAGCAAGGCATGTTGTTGGTGGTGGTGCTGTCGGCACCGCCGTTGATCGTGGCGGTGATTGTTGGCGTGCTGACGTCGCTGGTTCAAGCCCTGATGCAGATACAGGACCAGACGCTGCCCTTCGGCATCAAGCTGGTTGCCGTGGGGGTCACACTGATATTGACGGGACGCTGGATCGGTGTGGAGTTGATTCAACTGATCAACCTGATGTTCGACATGATCGCCCGCTCGGCCCTCAACTGAGGGCCTGCACGTGACGCTTTATCTCGAGCTTTTGCCCAGCCTGCTGATCGCCATGGCGCGTATCTATCCCTGCGCCATTCTGGTGCCGGCGTTCTGTTTTCAGCATGTTCGCGGCCTGTCCCGGCACGCCATCGTGATGGTCCTGGCGTTCATTCCTGCGCCAGGTATCCACGCGGTATTGGCGGGCCAGGACTACTCTGCGCTGATGATCCTCGGGTTGATACTCAAGGAGGCGGCCCTGGGCAGTTTGCTGGGTGTCCTGTTGGCGATGCCTTTCTGGATGTTCGAGTCAGTCGGCGCACTGTTGGACAACCAGCGTGGCGCCTTGGCGGGGGGGCAACTCAACCCTTCACTGGGGCCGGACGCAACGCCCGTTGGGCACCTGTTCAAGCAGTTGGTGATTTACTTGCTGATCGCCGTGCTTGGCCTGAGCGTTCTCACGCAAGTGATCTGGGACAGTTACCGGCTGTGGCCGGCCACGGCCTGGGTGCCGCTGCCAGCCATCAATGGGTTCGGCATTTTCCTGGGCATACTCAGCGATACCTTCAACCACATGATGC encodes the following:
- a CDS encoding FliI/YscN family ATPase, which translates into the protein MSEELRARLEAWERRQTQSLSNLLPVTMRGRVQRVNGMLLQCRLPGARIGDLCQVEKSVDEYMLAEIIGFDQQDAVLSALGNLEGVRVGAGVQRLGVSHQVRVSDELLGQVLDGFGRPITGVGPSAFVETESPDASMVLCEAPLPTDRPRIHRALATGVRSIDGLLTLGEGQRVGLFAGAGCGKTTLLAEIARNVECDVIVFGLIGERGRELREFLDHELDEQLRAKAVLVCATSDRSSMERARAAFTATALAEGYRREGKRVLLLIDSLTRFARAQREIGLAAGEPLGRGGLPPSVYSLLPRLVERAGLTRDGVITAIYTVLIEQDSMSDPVADEVRSLLDGHIVLSRKLAERGHYPAVDVLASLSRILSNVATPEHINAGTALRRLLSAYQQIELMLKLGEYQAGSDALTDLAVDSRAAVDGFLRQDLRGPSAIETTLEQLTELTAYVPF
- the sctV gene encoding type III secretion system export apparatus subunit SctV; translation: MTVLSTLNNVLLKAAQRAEVLGAVVVLGIVFIFIVPLPTWLVDILIAVNICISCLLIVLALYLPGPLAFSSFPSILLLTTMFRLALSIATTRLILLEQDAGDIVEAFGNFVVGGNLAVGMVIFLILTLVNFLVITKGSERVAEVAARFSLDAMPGKQMSIDSDLRAGLIDGIQAREKRDQLSRESQLFGAMDGAMKFVKGDAIAGLIIVVVNLLGGFTTGMFQHDLSAAESIQLYSVLTIGDGLIAQIPALLISLTAGMIITRVAPAGGKGITNMGAEIARQMTSEPKSWMIASVGMLAFAVVPGMPTLVFILISAATGALGYYLMRQRQGKAPAEDEDAHAVRPEENGEEDLRGFDPSRPYLLQFPSALRGTPEVTDLIHGIRQARNSLVANIGLTLPPFEVELDEALAADEMRFCVHEVPMIKASVVTHLAVDRKAFTVEPAHAIPGLAERDEEGWLWLPADDPLLDDPQLERFTATSLIIERMRQAMMLSGPQFLGIQESKAILSWLEHNQSELVQELQRIMPLSRFSAVLQRLASEGVPLRAVRLIVEAMVEYGQHEREPDALADYARIALKAQIFHQYSEEDGLHAWLLSPHSENVLRDALRQTQTGVFFALDSETSAALINLLNQAFTLRAKRKSVMLVAQDLRSPLRTLLLEEFNHVPVLSFAELGSSSKVKVLGRFDLSQDQLMRGTAA
- a CDS encoding FHA domain-containing protein, encoding MFELRVLNGLRQGAALPLFGETWSIGAQPDADLVLNDPGIAEQHARLRLIGSNWSVQAEAGLLHDAGGQVLAQIASLSLNMPFSVGAIRLSVALADQPWPEGPASTPTQRTHEAPRALPLSSLSHVQQKRLISAVLVVAVIVAVVGMISPGERDAQASLMAPGAAKPLLASAYEVREQLLKMLAERELSQRVSLEVINGQIVLNGAVSVDDVELVSRMLNRFGELFDNAVPVISRVRTRDGTLPFKIVQIVGGPNGHVVLEDGSRLFVGDEVESLRLVLIDNTKVVFDGAQRYEVHW
- a CDS encoding type III secretion system HrpP C-terminal domain-containing protein, whose translation is MRKISEGKSERPGARGYGGDDDPGIGGAPSLDYMRVFARLLVNPGGVGGYVSCAPAPKSLANRLMIEGLAEQLAPRIQASVQWPLLAVLYLRGKGRINACVQRQSGVWNIGLHAEEQHATRWLGAVRTSLQNRLSEALGQAVDVCVTPA
- the ggt gene encoding gamma-glutamyltransferase; this translates as MFSISRRQWSVIATALVLTACHSPVSEQPPAPELGSGYRTDLTTQHAERHMAAAANPLAAEAGREMLRQGGSAIDAAIAMQAVLTLVEPQSSGIGGGAFIMLWDGKKVHAYDGRETAPAGATERLFLKPDGTPMAFTDAQIGGRSVGTPGVLRALQMAHKKSGRLQWAKLFEPAIRLSEQGFAVSPRLHSLIAADRFIPKSPEMAAYFLNADGTPKATGTLLKNPALAAVFKRIAKEGPDALYQGPIADEIARKVQGHRNAGSLSQTDLKGYVAKEREPLCTDYKRWRVCGMPPPSSGGIAVAQILGTLQALEGRDPRLAIAPMTPIKSASVAGLEPVPEAVHLIAEAGRLAFADRALYVADTDFTPVPVAGLVAPDYLARRASLIGERSMGVAKPGQPAGIQVAYAPDRSPLRISTSQVVAVDDLGGAVSMTTTVEAAFGSHVMVQGFLLNNQMTDFSFIPEENGQPVANRVQPGKRPRSSMAPTLVFDRQSGELLATLGSPGGSQIIEYVSKSLVAMLDWNLDPQAAISLPNFGSRNGATELEAGLFSPGLKQALRDKGHRLSDIDMTSGIQAIVRTPNAQGNVTLSGGADPRREGEALGD
- a CDS encoding YscO family type III secretion system apparatus protein, translated to MSLSELETLRRLRKHRADRAERVLGEAKRHQRALQLQVEQAQQVLEQTRLQEAQQGAQLLSKHQGQVISFQELKSWNTQERSLSASTLREEAQVRGLHGQQEQQVARVDTAQKQVTQRLREVEKLLELSRLVQQEET
- a CDS encoding FliM/FliN family flagellar motor switch protein; translation: MILSALTLPLVEATRVAALHRLGRGLRMPFALGDQQGTFTLEPGCAPADASPLCFESALGVLAFSDPEAMFSLMGECPVTLAEAGNDPTSWFWELFQHHLSPQVLALFGYLRLLSAPRKLNFGCRFTVTLGPSRVAGYLWMAPESLLAAYAAGAWEPAGDPLPVAFPLVIAASLGRLSLPVAQVRGLRAGDVLVLEQPFFDVQGHGHLHIGSHRLQGRIDDESGRWCLNLIAIKETCVNEEFVIQEYAEEEVDQPMEDVFGREPFDDLSMALTVRCGVLNLTLGELRNLAPGAVLGITGYAPGIAGLYYGDRPIGQGQLVEVNGRLGLQLSRVVFSR
- a CDS encoding DUF2388 domain-containing protein, yielding MPRPHLIATLALCALPLLVHANEGKSPIEGATLASIALPFLTVFATLGTTSHPVEMLKSAKSDALAFVGSDGDIRTAHFELAVRTYHTAYPAPHMSDMQLAQAIAVTH
- the sctR gene encoding type III secretion system export apparatus subunit SctR, yielding MIFQGVDPVVLALFFGALSLLPMLLVVCTAFLKIVIVLMITRNAIGVQQVPPSMAINGIALAATLFVMAPVGYQIAENLQGTPLNMNSVQTMQETGLGAMQPLREFMKRNTDPDVLTHLQENSVRMWPPEMAQGTQREDLILLIPAFVVSQLQAGFEIGFLIYIPFIVIDLIVSNLLLALGMQMVSPMTISLPLKLLLFVMVSGWSRLLDSLFLSYL
- a CDS encoding RNA polymerase sigma factor, with translation MNIPIDALAHLVGGSPQFMLELTDDQQKKLRRFIHKRVLNHEDADDILQLTYLEAWRNRERFSGQAALSTWMCGIAQNLIRNHFRRLYAKPVHCEFDESLWHGQEENKNLDWEFEINRRLENTLSAIDHLPAEMRKTLYASLETDGSYQDTADVLDIPIGTVRSRLSRAREQLKRVTHNSIYP
- a CDS encoding TyeA family type III secretion system gatekeeper subunit, whose amino-acid sequence is MKVEVLNDLPSSQRLDQSAVARVSTPEPAKVEELAQLFDQEVVANNRVLRATSIRVPPVDQLAQLYDQLGHPAQESFAAISRRFRQQLQHNPSADRLLELVEGDPARAFVVLRYLEVQADSEARSSEAAKARDAIATMSIGFKGEIQAGLKFATALLEAGGDAQERQALRALYYASVATRQSLATMMQALLGVYGGDTFSARLGSMRKALADDIAVWVSSMATPRLRTLLLALQSCGQLSSVLADCEALNGRLGLDGDAVSLLQRLLGYAGSGIDAGEVLRLGHDLGSAPDTQQVVLLNALFPLIRQLPLALWPDSRVRQSALDSFLAVMGELDRVERGPIRFAGSLGTSV